In one window of Lampris incognitus isolate fLamInc1 chromosome 3, fLamInc1.hap2, whole genome shotgun sequence DNA:
- the nup50 gene encoding nuclear pore complex protein Nup50, translated as MAKRIADKELTDRNWDQEDEGEEAGTFSLASEDVLKNRAIKKAKRRNVGAESETNGAFKGFKGFSMNSSTATGGTPPTFSGFGNGAPPVLTNGNNTTASFGGFSSTAPAATPRSTFNGSTSAKPTSDITINQTNGSTPSLTQSSISCSSSGSGNKEYSRQLTALNCSVRDWITKHVNDNPLCDLNPIFRDYERHLASIEKKYGGAAGESATVVDGGSSSKTPGERQRGQLPASTTAVPSFSSSSTTGTVTAPTPASALFSFGKEKGDSPQDKGGAAPVPAGITFNFGQKVDSSALGSLGAGASPSSFSFSAKPSSSQGSLFGASASTVPPVPFSFSGAKAEAAQPADQNEDEESEEPPKPEVREIKEKDAFYSKKCKLFYKKDSEFKEKGTGTLHLKQMPDGKTQMIVRADTNLGNILLNIIVPASMPCSRMGKNNIMVVCVPNPPVDDKNLNSPTPLLIRVKTAEDADELHKIIEEKKV; from the exons ATGGCGAAAAGGATTGCTGATAAGGAGCTAACTGACAGGAACTGGGATCAGGAAGATGAGGGCGAGGAG GCAGGGACTTTCTCACTTGCAAGTGAAGACGTGTTAAAGAACCGGGCAATTAAGAAGGCTAAACGTCGAAATGTTGGAGCAGAG AGTGAAACAAATGGAGCCTTCAAAGGTTTTAAAGGGTTCTCCATGAACTCATCGACAGCTACTGGAGGTACGCCTCCAACTTTTTCTGGTTTTGGGAATGGTGCCCCCCCTGTCCTGACCAATGGGAATAACACCACTGCATCCTTTGGCGGTTTCTCTTCTACAGCACCTGCTGCTACACCCA GGTCAACGTTTAATGGCTCCACCTCTGCCAAGCCCACGAGTGACATCACCATCAACCAGACCAATGGCTCCACCCCGAGCCTGACTCAGAGctccatctcctgcagcagcagcggcagtggCAATAAGGAGTACAGCCGACAGCTCACCGCTCTTAACTGCTCCGTACGGGATTGGATAACCAAGCATGTGAACGACAACCCTCTGTGTGACCTTAACCCGATCTTCAGGGATTATGAGAGGCACCTGGCCAGCATTGAGAAAAAGTATGGAGGAGCAGCGGGGGAGTCTGCCACAGTGGTCGACGGAGGCTCCAGCAGCAAAACGCCTGGGGAGAGGCAAAGGGGGCAGCTGCCAGCCAGCACCACAGCAGTCCCCTCCTTCTCCAGCAGCAGCACAACAGGCACGGTGACAGCCCCGACACCAGCCTCTGCTTTGTTCTCCTTTGGCAAGGAAAAGGGCGACTCACCCCAAGACAAAGGCGGCGCTGCCCCGGTTCCCGCTGGCATAACGTTTAACTTTGGGCAGAAAGTGGATAGCTCAGCGCTTGGTTCCCTAGGTGCCGGTGCATCTCCCTCCAGCTTCTCCTTCTCCGCCAAACCTTCTTCCAGCCAGGGCTCCCTCTTTGGAGCTTCAGCTTCCACAGTCCCACCAGTGCCCTTCTCTTTCAGCGGGGCAAAAGCTGAGGCTGCCCAACCTGCAG ATCAAAATGAAGATGAGGAATCGGAGGAACCCCCCAAACCTGAGGTCCGAGAGATCAAGGAGAAGGATGCCTTCTACTCCAAAAA ATGCAAACTCTTCTATAAGAAGGATTCTGAATTCAAGGAGAAGGGGACGGGCACGCTGCACCTGAAACAGATGCCGGATGGGAAGACACAGATGATAGTGCGGGCCGACACCAATCTGG GAAACATCTTGCTGAACATCATCGTGCCGGCATCCATGCCTTGCTCCAGAATGGGGAAGAACAACATTATGGTGGTGTGTGTACCCAACCCGCCTGTGGATGACAAGAACCTCAACAGCCCTACCCCTTTGCTAATCCGGGTCAAAACGGCCGAAGATGCAGATGAACTTCACAAAatcattgaggagaagaaagtCTAA